One Armatimonadota bacterium genomic window carries:
- the carA gene encoding glutamine-hydrolyzing carbamoyl-phosphate synthase small subunit has translation MKRYLLLSDGSIYEGTALGASADSVGEVVFNTGMTGYQEILTDPSYAGQMVMLTYPLVGNYGINDDDFESDRIQVSGFIVKEACDDPSNWRSEKTLHQLLCERGVTGIQGLDTRMITKHIRSAGVTMGVICDDPVAGKQSLESADRYDDSDFVYQVTTKDSYKYGPSGRESLEEPDAEGRPRLVVLDCGLKFNILRRFWSAGCQPIVVPCHASVEEILNHRPDGILLSPGPGDPKRLQPVIETVKKLIGVRPIFGICLGNQLLCHAVGGETYKLKFGHRGSNHAVRDLETGKVTITSQNHGYAVDPDSLNGTRAMVTQVNVNDDTVEGIRIKDADAWSIQYHPEAAPGPWDSRPYFNQFVEKMKSGN, from the coding sequence TTGAAACGCTATCTCCTCCTCAGCGACGGCTCTATTTACGAGGGAACCGCCCTAGGAGCATCGGCCGATTCTGTAGGTGAGGTGGTCTTCAATACGGGGATGACCGGATACCAGGAAATCCTCACCGATCCCAGCTACGCCGGCCAAATGGTCATGCTGACCTACCCGCTCGTCGGCAACTACGGCATCAACGACGACGATTTCGAATCCGACCGCATCCAGGTTTCGGGATTTATCGTGAAAGAAGCCTGCGACGACCCGAGTAACTGGCGATCCGAGAAGACCCTCCATCAACTCCTTTGCGAGCGCGGCGTGACAGGAATTCAGGGATTGGATACCCGAATGATCACCAAGCACATTCGGAGCGCGGGCGTGACGATGGGCGTGATCTGCGACGACCCTGTGGCGGGCAAGCAATCGCTGGAGAGCGCGGATCGGTACGACGATAGCGACTTTGTGTACCAAGTGACAACCAAGGATTCGTACAAGTACGGTCCTTCGGGGCGAGAGTCGCTTGAGGAACCGGACGCCGAGGGTAGACCTCGACTGGTGGTGCTGGACTGTGGTCTAAAGTTCAACATTCTCCGACGGTTCTGGAGTGCAGGCTGTCAGCCGATTGTGGTTCCTTGCCACGCAAGCGTCGAAGAAATTTTGAACCATCGACCGGACGGAATCTTGCTGAGCCCTGGCCCGGGTGACCCGAAGCGGCTTCAGCCGGTCATCGAGACGGTGAAGAAGTTGATCGGGGTTCGACCGATCTTTGGCATCTGCCTTGGAAACCAGTTGCTGTGCCATGCCGTCGGCGGCGAGACGTACAAACTGAAGTTTGGCCACCGGGGAAGTAACCACGCAGTTCGCGACCTGGAGACGGGCAAGGTGACGATAACGAGCCAAAACCACGGCTATGCGGTCGACCCAGATTCGTTGAACGGCACTCGGGCGATGGTGACGCAGGTCAATGTGAACGACGACACCGTCGAGGGGATTCGCATCAAGGATGCCGACGCGTGGAGCATCCAATATCACCCCGAGGCGGCACCCGGCCCTTGGGATTCGCGTCCCTACTTCAACCAGTTTGTGGAGAAGATGAAGAGTGGCAATTGA
- a CDS encoding prepilin-type N-terminal cleavage/methylation domain-containing protein, with the protein MNRNRAFTLIELLVVIAIIAILAAILFPVFAQAKEAAKKTADISNNKQLLTGTMMYMGDNDDVYPLLRVGPSNWQSNVTGPQINSGHILLIPYVKNKDIWKSPNDSLARCDANSTGYGSPVTGGPVSYVFSYNGSQNIKNTSAALPYAWGIAGWLATNADGSIPSGGTVRTTSLTASQIGAPSSTIWLMPSYISWSYWNGLMQHRADQRQYAFPPSDLAGSLATWPGTTAVGAAWCSNDFMSLGAYTKKTNWGFADGHTKTIDRSAIMDRTWLTDPTTANANNLKNLIHWDERFK; encoded by the coding sequence ATGAATCGAAATCGGGCATTTACACTCATTGAACTGCTCGTAGTTATTGCCATCATTGCCATTCTTGCGGCAATCCTTTTCCCTGTTTTCGCGCAAGCCAAAGAAGCGGCCAAGAAGACCGCCGACATCTCCAACAACAAACAGCTCCTTACGGGAACGATGATGTACATGGGAGACAACGACGACGTCTACCCGCTTCTGCGCGTTGGTCCGTCCAACTGGCAGTCGAACGTTACCGGCCCCCAGATCAATTCTGGTCACATCCTGCTTATCCCCTACGTGAAGAATAAGGACATCTGGAAGTCACCGAACGACTCGCTCGCTCGATGCGACGCGAACTCGACGGGCTACGGCTCCCCGGTTACGGGCGGCCCGGTTAGCTACGTCTTCTCGTACAACGGAAGCCAGAACATCAAGAACACCAGCGCGGCTCTGCCGTATGCGTGGGGTATCGCGGGTTGGCTCGCCACGAACGCCGATGGATCCATTCCTTCGGGCGGTACGGTTCGAACGACTTCGTTGACGGCCAGTCAGATCGGCGCTCCGTCATCGACCATTTGGCTGATGCCGAGCTACATCTCGTGGTCCTACTGGAACGGTCTGATGCAGCATCGCGCCGACCAGCGACAGTACGCATTCCCGCCGTCTGACCTTGCCGGTTCGCTTGCGACCTGGCCGGGCACGACCGCAGTTGGTGCCGCATGGTGCTCGAACGACTTTATGTCGCTCGGCGCTTACACGAAGAAGACCAACTGGGGCTTTGCCGACGGACACACGAAGACGATTGATCGATCGGCCATCATGGATCGCACCTGGCTGACCGACCCGACCACTGCAAATGCGAATAACCTGAAGAATCTCATCCACTGGGATGAAAGGTTCAAGTAG
- the carB gene encoding carbamoyl-phosphate synthase large subunit: protein MKVLVIGSGPIVIGQAAEFDYAGTQACKSLKEEGHEVVLINSNPATIMTDPGVADALYIEPMTLEFCTRVIDRERPDALLPTLGGQTGLNLATQLQDAGVLDKYNIRVLGTPLSAIKQAEDRESFRSLMREIQEPVPESWIVTTDAELEAILDEVPYPCIIRPAYTLGGTGGGIANTREELWETGRKGLKLSMRSQIMVERSLLGWKEVEYEVMRDSNGTVITVCNMENFDPMGVHTGDSIVIAPSQTLSDIEYHMLRTASLKIISALGIEGGCNVQMTVNPDSFDYYIIEVNPRVSRSSALASKATGYPIARVAAKIAMGMTLDQIQNQVTGTTKAAFEPALDYCVVKIPRWPFDKFASGDRTLFTQMKATGEVMAIDRSFEAAFMKAIRGLEIKQKDLRHAKFQAQDDEQLESSIRQPTDERLWAIAEGLRRGWSVETVNKICKVDTWFLRKMLKLLDIERELTEAHQSDVPLEDIVFRAFMIGFPSPAIFDIAKTDDPAFTERLKQVVDNLKVQPVFKMVDTCAGEFESKTPYYYGTFETQDDVVRA from the coding sequence ATGAAAGTTCTTGTGATCGGCTCCGGGCCCATCGTCATCGGCCAAGCAGCGGAGTTTGATTATGCGGGAACCCAGGCGTGCAAGAGCCTGAAGGAGGAGGGCCACGAGGTTGTCCTCATCAATAGCAATCCCGCCACGATCATGACGGATCCGGGTGTAGCCGATGCACTTTACATCGAGCCTATGACGCTCGAATTCTGTACCCGCGTCATTGATCGCGAGAGACCGGACGCATTGTTGCCAACGCTAGGCGGTCAGACCGGCTTGAACCTTGCTACCCAGCTTCAGGACGCGGGCGTCCTCGACAAGTACAACATTCGCGTGCTCGGGACGCCGCTGAGCGCTATCAAGCAAGCTGAGGACCGCGAGAGCTTCCGCTCTCTCATGCGCGAGATTCAGGAACCGGTTCCTGAGAGCTGGATTGTGACGACGGATGCCGAACTCGAGGCGATCCTTGACGAAGTTCCTTATCCTTGTATCATTCGCCCGGCGTATACGCTTGGCGGCACAGGCGGAGGCATCGCCAACACTCGCGAAGAGCTTTGGGAAACTGGCCGGAAGGGGCTCAAGCTCTCCATGCGAAGCCAGATCATGGTCGAGCGCAGCCTGCTGGGCTGGAAAGAGGTCGAGTACGAAGTCATGCGTGACTCGAACGGGACGGTCATCACCGTCTGCAACATGGAGAACTTCGATCCGATGGGCGTTCATACCGGCGACTCCATTGTCATCGCCCCCTCGCAGACCTTAAGCGACATCGAGTACCACATGCTCCGCACGGCGTCGCTGAAGATCATTTCGGCGCTTGGGATCGAAGGTGGGTGCAACGTGCAGATGACCGTGAACCCGGATAGCTTCGACTACTACATCATTGAGGTTAACCCGCGCGTGTCTCGCTCGTCGGCGCTGGCGTCGAAGGCGACCGGGTATCCGATTGCTCGGGTGGCGGCGAAGATCGCCATGGGCATGACCCTCGATCAGATTCAAAACCAGGTCACGGGGACGACCAAGGCGGCCTTTGAACCGGCGCTGGACTATTGTGTGGTGAAGATTCCACGCTGGCCATTTGATAAGTTTGCTTCTGGCGATCGAACCCTGTTCACGCAGATGAAGGCGACCGGCGAGGTCATGGCGATCGACCGATCCTTCGAGGCGGCATTCATGAAGGCGATCCGGGGCTTGGAGATCAAGCAGAAGGATCTGCGACACGCCAAGTTTCAGGCGCAAGACGATGAGCAATTGGAATCGTCGATCCGCCAGCCAACGGACGAGCGGCTCTGGGCGATCGCTGAGGGGCTTCGCCGAGGTTGGAGCGTGGAGACCGTCAACAAGATTTGCAAAGTGGACACCTGGTTCCTGCGCAAGATGCTCAAGCTGTTGGACATTGAGCGCGAACTGACGGAGGCGCACCAGTCGGATGTTCCGCTAGAAGACATTGTCTTCCGAGCATTCATGATCGGGTTCCCAAGCCCGGCGATCTTCGACATTGCCAAGACCGACGATCCGGCTTTCACTGAAAGATTGAAGCAGGTCGTGGATAACCTGAAGGTACAGCCGGTGTTTAAGATGGTGGATACCTGTGCAGGCGAGTTTGAATCGAAGACGCCGTACTACTATGGAACCTTCGAAACCCAAGACGACGTCGTTAGAGCTTAA
- a CDS encoding VOC family protein: protein MNIRYFVSDLEKSIAFYRDVLGFELVVQWGPAFAIMTLDKSNQLWLSGPQTSAATAAEQIGEKATPGGWNRIVVPINQLENELPKLVEKGAKIRIGLVTGPGGKQVLINDPDGNPIELFDSNLKL from the coding sequence ATGAACATTCGCTACTTTGTTTCCGACTTGGAAAAGTCCATCGCTTTCTACCGCGATGTGTTAGGGTTCGAATTGGTCGTTCAGTGGGGACCGGCTTTCGCCATCATGACCCTCGATAAGTCAAACCAGCTTTGGTTGAGCGGCCCCCAAACCTCTGCCGCCACCGCCGCCGAGCAGATCGGTGAAAAAGCGACGCCCGGAGGGTGGAATCGAATCGTCGTCCCAATCAATCAACTCGAAAACGAGCTGCCAAAACTGGTGGAGAAAGGCGCCAAAATTCGGATTGGATTGGTCACCGGTCCCGGTGGCAAGCAAGTCCTCATCAACGACCCCGATGGCAATCCCATCGAGCTATTCGACTCGAATCTTAAGCTCTAA